From the genome of Chaetodon trifascialis isolate fChaTrf1 chromosome 4, fChaTrf1.hap1, whole genome shotgun sequence:
ataataatatgttaTTATTAAGACCACAGGAGCAAAATGTGAAACCTGAAACAGCACATATCATGAGTGGAGCTGAGTGACTGGTCAGATGAGTGATGATATTTTAAGGGACAACATAGTAAATGTCAACACTGTGATCTGCTATTTCCCTATAGATAAAGAGGAGGGGACAGAAAAGAGCCTCGGAGGAAGAGACAAAAATCTCCATGGAGTAGcacaaaaatacatacatatttttTAGAATACTCAAAGTGAAGCTTTGATGtcttatttgtgtatttatttatttttattgtttcttaaGGCACCTTTTGTGAAACACTGGCAACAtccaaagaaatgcaaaaacaacCTAACAAAAGTGATAAGTGGATTTTATGTGTGCAGATATTTGGACAGAGGTCTTCTATGGTAACAGGAACACCCAGTATTTAACCAGTAAAATGTATATTAGTAAATGTGTAACCACATAAACGAGCTGTAGATAGAAAACCAGTGTTTTTAGTTGATCACCCTTCAACGTCGAACATCgggggagagaaaaaataaaaagacagcGGGATCTGAACTGAAGACAACGCAACATGTCACATCTTGCAGCCTCAAATAAGAGAAAATGTAGGGACACTCCATACCGGCAGGgggcagactgcagcaaacAATGCAACGCAAACCTGCAGGAGGAAAGCAAGACGGAAGTAAGATTAATATCAACAACCTGAGTTACAACTCAGGCAAAACTTTACGGTCGTTAAATCTGATACACTTTATAAAGTTATTACACCCGTTACAAATGCCGTAATAACAACCGATGTGTTATGGAGGGAATATTTTCTTGCGCGTCGTGGAAGTGGTTCGTGTTTGAGCTCAAACTCGGTGGCTAATTTAGCCACTTGGAGCAGCTAAGTTAGCTAACTTTTTGTCAGCTGACTACAGTGACTTCATTTTGGCACGCTCAGAAGCAAACAGCAGTCTAATATGCTTAGTTATTGCGTAGTGCTTTGTTTGAACAAGATTTCGGCTGGAGCTGGATTGTCTGCTAGCTGCCGTTGAcacgtcccccccccccctttttttttttttaatgtggcgCTGGTAGAGCTCGGTTCGCAatgctcctgcagctgctcccaCCTGTCAACTAGctggctcctctcctcctgtctcccgTCAGCCTTTGCCCAATGGCTCACTGCGGCTCCTCCGAGCCTAGCGCAAAGGTCCAGGCACCACGTCCGGACAGCATCATACCGCCGCAGGGGAGCGTAGACCAGAGTATGAAGCCGGTACTGTTCGAGATCTTCGGTGAGATCTGGACCGTCCAGTCGCGGCTCGGCCAGGGAGTCTCGGCCTCGGTGTACCGGGTCAGCTCAGGCAGAGCCACCACCGCCGCTGTCAAGGAGTTCCAGGCCGACACTCAGGGAGGAGATTACGGGTATCACAAGGAGAGATCCGTGCTGGAAGACATCCAGGGACACAAAAACATCGGTAAAAGCATTATTCTACTCAGTATTAACACATGAAACATTAGACCTGTGAGCACGAAGCAAGCAACGAATCTTCTCGGGCTGCTTCCTGCCGCCAAACAGAAAGTCAGTCAACATCAGCAGAATGCTGCAGACATGGAAATTACTTAATGTAAGCTTCCCTGTAACAGAAAGCTTTCTTGGCAGTGTCAGTGACACTGACTGCTCTTTTCAAACCCTTGTGCGTTGTTTCTTTTAAACAGAGCAAAAGCCAAATCCCACTGAAAATCTGTAAATTTTACAGAAACTTCTTTGTCGTCAGTGGTGGTAGAATATTCTGCAAGACCATTTACAGAAAATTATGGTCTGCTTTTTAATTCTGCATAAACCACAAAAAGACCTAATCTCAGTGAAACACCAGGCCTTAAAATGTGTAACAGTGTCACGAAAACAATCATGTCGTTATTTAAAGACAGTACGGAGTATAACGTGTGCAGACAGTTCAGCAGAGGTCTTGATTCATTTCATGTGAAACATACTTTTGTACATCATGAGGGTCATATTACTCTGATGCTGTCATATCATATATAATGTCATTATACTGAAGTGAAGGGTATTGTCTAGAAGAGGGTCGCATTTACGTTTACCAAAATGTGATATAAATGCAGCAGTTTAGGCCGAGCTGTTTGTAATCACAGATTTGTTCTCTTGCCAGTGACCCTGTACGGGGTATTCACCAACCACAGCTGTATGGGCGTTGCCACCCGCTGTCttctgctggagctgttggATGTCAGTGTCTCCGAGCTGCTGGTGAGAGGCAGCAGTGGTACCCAGGGTGGTAGGTAAGTCAAATGATATCGCTACTTCTCATGCAGTATAATTCAGACTGTGGCGGGttgcaggcagctgtttctATTATTTAGCCTACCCTTATTGATATAAAATGGGACATAATAAATAACTGTCAGTATAAAATGCAGTGTGTTTCAACAGCACCACGACGTGCAGCCTCCAAAAGTTGAATCAATGCTCCAAAATCTGATTGTTCtaaccttcatgaagggagGATTTATTGCATGGTGTTGTCTTAGACTGCATTAGGTTCATCTAGGTGGCCtgaataaactggcaactgcgTGCATGTAGCCATGCGATGCATTGTGTGCTACAAGTAGCTTAATGCTAGAAGGTTTGTCTCCCACACAGATAATGACTGCTTCAATTCCCATTATGTGAACTGCACGCTCATGTGTAGCATTGACAGATATTTTTCACTCCTGTGTTcagatttgaaagaaaaaagtaaaatcatcACACAGTGGGGACCCATGTCAGTATTCTTCATACATTGGACCAGGTTTTCAATATTCAAGTATTTCAGGTATTTGGTATTTGCTGCAAAATGTCAGGGAGCAGTCAGACCCTTGTATAATAGTACTGTATATGGTTCATGTTGTCATGATCTAATGAGCGATGATGTCTGCACTCACTGTATTTAGGAAAGCTCGAGCCTTCTGTATAGCTTGTATGATATTTTTTGGCAGACCCCAGCAGGGTCACTCCATGTGGCTTGTCCAGCACTGTGCCAGAGACATCCTGGAGGCTCTCGCCTTCCTGCACAAGGAGGGCTATGTCCACGCTGACCTCAAGCCACGTAACATTCTCTGGAGCGCTGATGACGAGTGCTTCAAGCTTATCGACTTCGGCCTCAGCTTCAAAGAGGGAAACCAGGTGGGTGAGTCTGGAGAATTTGACGTTCAGTGGAAGAGGCACTGGGATAACTGAGTATTATGTCTCTATGTCTCTCGCTGTCTTACCTCCTCCAGGATGTCAAGTACATCCAGACAGACGGGTATCGCGCTCCAGAGGCTGAGCTTCAGAACAGCCTCGCTCAGGCCGGGGTGGAGGTGGACGGGGACTCAGGCTGCACATCCGCTGTAGACCTGTGGAGCCTTGGCATCATCCTGTTGGAGATGTTCTCAGGAATCAAACTCAAAGACACCGTCCGCTCACAGGAGTGGAAGGTATGACAAAGCTCTTCACAGGGTCGATTGATGATATTAATTTAATGGAATAGCACAACATATGGAAtaacaatatataaaacaagaAACCAGAATAAACTGACACTGTAGGACTTATTCATGGTATAAAGGAAGTTTTTAGGAGTTTCACAAGTTTGGAAACAGCTGTTATCAGTCAGGAAAAGTCTAATAGAGCAGAGCCTTTATCTGTTTTCAACCCCTTTAGGATAACAGTGCTGCCATTGTCGACCATTTCTTCGCCAGCAACAGTCTTTTGTGTCCCGCCATCCCTGTCTATCACCTCAGAGACCTTATCAAAAGGTAAGTTCTCATACATATAAGTTTGAATTCAGTCTAATCCACATTACTCGGATATGACAGTTATGTCATGTACTATACTAGGTATTGCAGTATTTATTAAGCAGAGGAATGCTGCCTGCAGTTTCACTGTCTATTGCAGGGGTTCTCAAACTTGGTACTGGACATCAAGGTCAGATGTCCGGAAAGATTAGCActaacaaaataatatttaatcaattaatcaacgTCACATCTGTTCTGATTGGGCCAACATCAAAGGCTGACTaggctcagacagttagtccatatttatttctgacataTTCTGACAGCTACAGTTA
Proteins encoded in this window:
- the uhmk1 gene encoding serine/threonine-protein kinase Kist; its protein translation is MAHCGSSEPSAKVQAPRPDSIIPPQGSVDQSMKPVLFEIFGEIWTVQSRLGQGVSASVYRVSSGRATTAAVKEFQADTQGGDYGYHKERSVLEDIQGHKNIVTLYGVFTNHSCMGVATRCLLLELLDVSVSELLVRGSSGTQGGRPQQGHSMWLVQHCARDILEALAFLHKEGYVHADLKPRNILWSADDECFKLIDFGLSFKEGNQDVKYIQTDGYRAPEAELQNSLAQAGVEVDGDSGCTSAVDLWSLGIILLEMFSGIKLKDTVRSQEWKDNSAAIVDHFFASNSLLCPAIPVYHLRDLIKSMLLNNPKQRCTAETALLSPFFSIPFAPHIEDLVLLPSPVLRLLNLIDDSHLHNDEEYEDILDDMKEECQKYGSVVSLLIPKENPGKGQVFVEYANSSDSKEAQRLLTGRTFDGKFVVATFYPLSAYKRGYLYQTVQ